In the genome of Myxococcus stipitatus, one region contains:
- a CDS encoding dienelactone hydrolase family protein, with the protein MRRHLWLWVAVGLLAGCVRRGPQDAGREPSVTGAVSEAEFKALHVLRTAAPPAPRGQELEVAGMKAYLSLPPGAKGPLPAVLVIHEWWGLNAHMRHWADRLAANGYAALAVDLYGGEVATTGDRALALLRAVDPARATQALRAAHAFLQEDPRIRAPRTGSLGWCFGGSWALRTAMAIPELDAAVLYYANPVVTDVEALAPIRASVLGIFAARDEVIPPEKPRALREALAAAGVRHRIVEFDGLHGFANPSNEDYVEASAAAAWAETSRFFESHLRP; encoded by the coding sequence ATGCGTCGTCATCTGTGGCTGTGGGTCGCGGTGGGGCTGTTGGCGGGTTGTGTCCGAAGGGGGCCGCAGGACGCGGGGCGGGAGCCCTCCGTCACGGGCGCCGTCTCGGAGGCCGAGTTCAAGGCGCTGCACGTGCTGCGCACCGCTGCGCCGCCCGCGCCTCGGGGACAGGAGCTGGAGGTCGCCGGGATGAAGGCGTACCTGAGCCTGCCGCCCGGCGCGAAGGGGCCGCTGCCCGCGGTGCTGGTCATCCATGAGTGGTGGGGCCTCAACGCGCACATGCGCCACTGGGCGGACCGCCTGGCGGCCAATGGCTACGCGGCGCTGGCGGTGGACCTGTACGGCGGCGAGGTGGCCACCACGGGAGACCGGGCCCTCGCGTTGCTGCGCGCGGTGGACCCGGCGCGTGCGACCCAGGCGCTGAGGGCGGCGCATGCGTTCCTGCAGGAGGACCCGCGCATCCGGGCGCCGCGCACGGGCAGCCTGGGGTGGTGCTTCGGGGGGAGCTGGGCGCTGCGGACCGCCATGGCGATTCCGGAGCTGGACGCGGCGGTCCTGTACTACGCCAACCCCGTGGTGACGGACGTGGAGGCGCTGGCCCCCATCCGGGCCTCGGTGCTGGGCATCTTCGCGGCGCGCGACGAGGTGATTCCTCCGGAGAAGCCCCGGGCGCTACGAGAGGCGCTGGCGGCGGCGGGAGTGCGCCACCGCATCGTGGAGTTCGACGGGCTGCATGGCTTCGCGAACCCCTCCAACGAAGACTACGTCGAGGCCTCGGCCGCGGCGGCCTGGGCGGAGACCTCCCGGTTCTTCGAGAGCCACCTGCGTCCCTGA
- a CDS encoding TIGR02996 domain-containing protein: MSDYQALLAKVVEDPASDAARLACAEVLQASDPARAELIRVQVALPGRMDPARRLDLKRRERALMDSHGRGWFKPLLAASVHEPSYSRGFIEELTLPEEPLATHGAELFAREPISRLTVGTRDGMGLALALEQPWFSQVRWLRLKGPGVDAAMRALASATRVGRLDSLVLVGAGDASVQALVSSPSLSAVRSVSLSSCGLTDASMAVLAKAELPWERLYLSGSGLSDEGVAVLAKAKGLGALQWLALNRNEIGDDAAMALAKSKGLASLERLELSRTEVSEEGALAFRSTKALPKLRRLELLDIGFDPDVMAPLIKRLGQGLLF, from the coding sequence ATGAGCGACTACCAGGCCCTGCTCGCGAAAGTCGTGGAGGACCCCGCCAGCGATGCGGCGAGGCTGGCGTGCGCGGAGGTGCTTCAGGCCAGCGACCCCGCGCGCGCGGAGCTCATCCGGGTGCAGGTCGCGCTGCCCGGTCGGATGGACCCGGCGCGGAGGCTCGACCTCAAGCGCCGCGAGCGGGCGTTGATGGATTCGCACGGCCGAGGCTGGTTCAAGCCGCTGCTCGCCGCGAGCGTGCACGAGCCTTCCTACAGCCGAGGCTTCATCGAGGAGCTGACGCTGCCGGAGGAGCCGCTCGCGACGCACGGGGCGGAGCTGTTCGCGCGCGAGCCCATCTCCCGACTGACGGTCGGCACACGTGACGGCATGGGCCTGGCGCTCGCGCTGGAGCAGCCCTGGTTCTCCCAGGTCCGCTGGCTGCGGCTGAAGGGCCCGGGGGTCGACGCGGCGATGCGGGCCCTGGCGTCCGCGACGCGAGTCGGCCGGCTCGACTCCCTGGTGCTCGTCGGCGCGGGAGACGCCTCCGTCCAGGCGCTGGTGTCGAGCCCGTCGCTGTCCGCCGTGCGCTCCGTCAGCCTCTCCAGCTGCGGCCTGACGGATGCCAGCATGGCGGTGCTCGCGAAGGCGGAGCTGCCCTGGGAGCGGCTCTACCTGTCCGGCTCCGGGCTCTCCGATGAGGGCGTGGCCGTCCTCGCGAAGGCGAAGGGCCTGGGCGCGCTCCAATGGCTGGCGCTCAACCGCAACGAGATTGGCGACGACGCGGCCATGGCGTTGGCGAAGAGCAAGGGCCTCGCGAGCCTCGAGCGCCTGGAGCTGTCGCGCACCGAGGTGAGCGAGGAGGGCGCGCTCGCGTTCCGCTCCACCAAGGCCCTGCCGAAGCTGCGGCGGCTGGAGCTGCTGGACATCGGCTTCGACCCGGACGTGATGGCCCCGCTCATCAAGCGGCTGGGGCAGGGGCTTCTCTTCTAG